In the Solibacillus sp. FSL K6-1523 genome, one interval contains:
- a CDS encoding LysR family transcriptional regulator: MDIRQIEYFVEVAKQLSFTKAATTLHVSQPSISKAIQNLESELGVPLFYRSSKQLELTDAGHAVLINALQVLESFHNLRSELTDLMELKKGQIRIGIPPIVGAEFFSKLISYYKEKYPYIEILLTEVGTKRIRQGIEAGELDIGLVCSVCSTNEQLETIRFIKDPLVLIVHQDHSLAKQKFIELADLQSEAFIIYRNDFILYDRIIEECSKFGYFPTIVCETSQKDLFIEMVQAKLGIALLPKKIAEKITYDTIQTIPLKEQVIHLELGITWKKNKYLPFAVREFIELARDFMPE, encoded by the coding sequence ATGGATATTCGTCAAATTGAATATTTTGTTGAAGTGGCAAAACAATTAAGTTTTACGAAAGCTGCTACTACACTACACGTATCGCAGCCTTCTATAAGCAAAGCAATTCAAAATTTAGAATCTGAACTTGGTGTACCGCTATTTTATCGTTCTTCCAAGCAACTTGAATTAACGGACGCTGGGCATGCTGTTTTAATCAATGCCTTACAAGTATTGGAGTCTTTCCATAATCTACGCTCCGAACTAACCGATTTAATGGAATTAAAAAAAGGACAAATTCGAATTGGCATTCCACCAATTGTCGGTGCAGAATTTTTTTCGAAGTTAATTAGCTATTATAAAGAGAAATATCCATACATTGAAATTTTATTAACCGAAGTGGGCACAAAACGCATTCGACAGGGGATTGAAGCTGGGGAACTAGATATCGGCTTAGTATGTAGCGTTTGCTCAACGAATGAGCAATTAGAAACAATTCGATTTATAAAAGATCCACTTGTTTTAATCGTTCATCAAGATCATTCACTAGCGAAGCAGAAATTTATTGAACTAGCCGATTTACAATCCGAGGCATTTATCATTTACCGTAATGATTTCATTTTATATGATCGCATTATTGAGGAATGCTCAAAATTCGGCTATTTTCCAACAATCGTTTGTGAAACATCCCAAAAGGATTTATTTATCGAAATGGTGCAAGCTAAACTCGGTATTGCTTTACTCCCGAAAAAAATTGCTGAAAAGATTACATACGATACGATTCAAACAATCCCCTTAAAAGAACAAGTCATTCATTTAGAGCTCGGTATTACGTGGAAGAAAAATAAGTACTTACCATTTGCTGTACGGGAATTCATTGAACTTGCACGTGATTTTATGCCTGAATAA
- a CDS encoding ribosomal L7Ae/L30e/S12e/Gadd45 family protein: MNADNWVTDPAILLAKEIGIPVYLVNSKKELGKACGIHVRAAVVAITAM; this comes from the coding sequence ATTAATGCAGACAATTGGGTAACCGATCCGGCCATTCTTCTCGCGAAAGAAATCGGGATACCAGTTTATCTTGTTAATTCAAAAAAGGAACTTGGTAAAGCTTGCGGCATTCATGTTAGAGCTGCGGTTGTTGCGATTACTGCGATGTAG
- the rpsG gene encoding 30S ribosomal protein S7, with amino-acid sequence MPRKGPVSKRDVLPDPLYNSKLVTRLINKMMVDGKRGTSQKILYGAFELVQERSGQNPLEVFEAALNNVMPVLEVRARRVGGSNYQVPVEVRPERRSTLGLRYLVNYSRLRGEKTMEERLANEILDASNNTGASVKKREDMHKMAEANKAFAHYRW; translated from the coding sequence ATGCCTCGTAAAGGTCCTGTTTCCAAACGTGACGTGTTACCAGATCCACTTTATAACTCAAAGCTAGTAACTCGTTTAATCAATAAAATGATGGTTGATGGTAAAAGAGGTACTTCTCAAAAGATTTTATACGGAGCTTTCGAATTAGTTCAAGAGCGTTCAGGTCAAAATCCTTTAGAAGTATTTGAAGCTGCACTAAACAATGTAATGCCTGTTCTTGAAGTACGCGCTCGCCGTGTTGGTGGTTCTAACTACCAAGTACCGGTTGAAGTACGTCCAGAGCGTCGTTCAACTTTAGGTTTACGCTACCTAGTTAACTATTCTCGTCTACGCGGTGAGAAAACTATGGAAGAGCGTTTAGCTAACGAAATTTTAGATGCATCTAACAACACTGGTGCTTCTGTTAAAAAACGTGAAGATATGCACAAAATGGCGGAAGCTAACAAAGCATTCGCTCACTATCGCTGGTAA
- the fusA gene encoding elongation factor G encodes MKREFSLENTRNIGIMAHIDAGKTTTTERILYYTGKIHKIGETHDGGAQMDWMEQEQERGITITSAATTAQWKGHRVNIIDTPGHVDFTVEVERSLRVLDGAVTVLDAQSGVEPQTETVWRQATTYGVPRIVYINKMDKTGADFLYSVGTLHDRLQANAHPIQLPIGAEDQFSAIIDLVEMNCTFYGNDLGTDVTEGEIPAEHLAKAEEYREKLIDAVASVDEDLMEKYLEGEEITVAELKAAIRKATLAVEFYPVLCGTAFKHKGVRKMLDAAMDYLPAPTDVAAINGTSVDGDEEIVRHSDDNEPFSALAFKVMTDPFVGKLTFFRVYSGTLDAGSYVQNSSKGKRERVGRILQMHANSREEIAKVFAGDIAAAVGLKDTTTGDTLCDEKNLVILESMDFPEPVISLSVEPKSKADQDKMGQALVKLQEEDPTFRAHTDTETGQTIISGMGELHLDILVDRMRREFKVEANVGAPMVSYRETFRGSAKVQGKFTRQSGGRGQYGDVTIEFSPNEEGKGFEFENAIVGGVVPREYIPAVEAGLRDSLDRGVVAGYPLIDIKAKLVFGSYHDVDSNEMAFKIAASMALKEAAKKCDAVILEPMMKVEVVMPEEYLGDIMGNITARRGRVEGMDARGNSQVVRAMVPLSEMFGYATTLRSATQGRGVFSMVFDHYEEVPKSIAEDIIKKNKGE; translated from the coding sequence ATGAAACGCGAATTCTCACTAGAGAATACTCGTAATATTGGGATCATGGCTCACATTGATGCTGGTAAAACAACAACAACAGAGCGTATCCTTTATTACACTGGTAAAATTCACAAAATCGGTGAAACACATGACGGCGGTGCACAAATGGACTGGATGGAGCAAGAGCAAGAGCGTGGTATCACAATCACATCTGCTGCTACAACAGCTCAATGGAAAGGCCACCGTGTTAACATTATCGATACTCCTGGACACGTAGACTTCACTGTAGAAGTTGAACGTTCTTTACGTGTACTTGATGGTGCTGTTACGGTACTAGATGCTCAATCTGGTGTTGAACCTCAAACAGAAACTGTATGGCGTCAAGCTACAACATACGGTGTACCACGTATCGTATATATCAATAAAATGGACAAAACGGGTGCAGACTTCTTATATTCTGTTGGTACTTTACACGATCGTTTACAAGCTAACGCTCACCCAATCCAACTACCAATCGGTGCTGAGGATCAATTCTCTGCAATTATAGACTTAGTAGAAATGAATTGTACGTTCTACGGAAATGACCTAGGTACAGATGTTACTGAAGGCGAAATTCCAGCAGAACATTTAGCGAAAGCTGAAGAATACCGTGAGAAATTAATCGACGCTGTTGCAAGTGTTGATGAAGATCTTATGGAAAAATATCTTGAAGGTGAAGAAATCACTGTTGCTGAGCTTAAAGCGGCTATCCGTAAAGCGACACTTGCAGTTGAATTCTACCCTGTATTATGCGGTACAGCATTCAAACACAAAGGTGTTCGTAAAATGCTAGACGCAGCAATGGATTATCTACCAGCACCAACAGACGTAGCAGCTATTAATGGTACATCTGTTGATGGTGATGAAGAAATCGTTCGTCATTCTGATGATAATGAGCCATTCTCAGCTCTTGCATTCAAAGTTATGACAGATCCTTTCGTAGGTAAATTAACATTCTTCCGCGTATATTCTGGTACATTAGATGCTGGTTCATACGTACAAAACTCTTCTAAAGGTAAACGTGAGCGCGTAGGTCGTATCCTACAAATGCACGCTAACTCTCGTGAAGAAATCGCGAAAGTATTCGCTGGGGATATCGCAGCAGCTGTAGGTCTTAAAGACACTACAACTGGTGATACATTATGTGACGAGAAAAACCTAGTTATTCTTGAATCAATGGACTTCCCTGAGCCAGTAATTTCACTTTCTGTAGAACCAAAATCTAAAGCTGACCAAGATAAAATGGGTCAAGCATTAGTTAAACTACAAGAAGAAGATCCAACTTTCCGTGCTCACACTGACACAGAAACTGGCCAAACAATCATCTCTGGTATGGGTGAGTTACACTTAGACATCCTAGTTGACCGTATGCGCCGTGAATTTAAAGTAGAAGCTAACGTAGGTGCTCCAATGGTATCTTACCGTGAAACATTCCGTGGCTCTGCAAAAGTTCAAGGTAAATTCACTCGTCAATCTGGTGGTCGCGGTCAATACGGTGACGTAACGATCGAGTTCTCTCCAAACGAAGAGGGTAAAGGTTTCGAATTCGAAAACGCTATCGTTGGTGGTGTTGTACCTCGTGAATACATTCCTGCTGTAGAAGCTGGTTTACGTGATTCTTTAGATCGCGGTGTAGTAGCTGGTTACCCACTTATCGACATTAAAGCAAAATTAGTATTCGGTTCTTACCATGACGTTGACTCGAATGAGATGGCGTTCAAAATTGCTGCATCTATGGCTCTTAAAGAAGCTGCGAAGAAATGTGACGCAGTTATTTTAGAACCAATGATGAAAGTTGAAGTTGTAATGCCAGAAGAGTACCTTGGTGATATTATGGGTAACATTACTGCTCGTCGCGGTCGCGTAGAGGGTATGGATGCTCGTGGTAACTCACAAGTAGTACGCGCAATGGTTCCACTATCTGAAATGTTCGGATATGCAACAACTTTACGTTCAGCAACACAAGGTCGCGGTGTATTCTCAATGGTGTTCGATCACTATGAAGAAGTACCAAAATCAATTGCTGAAGATATCATCAAAAAAAATAAAGGTGAATAA
- the rpsL gene encoding 30S ribosomal protein S12: MPTINQLVRKPRQSNSTKSKSPALNKGYNSFKKSLTNVKSPQKRGVCTRVGTMTPRKPNSALRKYARVRLSNLLEVTAYIPGEGHNLQEHSVVLIRGGRVKDLAGVRYHIVRGALDTAGVNGRLQSRSKYGTKRPKEKK; encoded by the coding sequence ATGCCTACAATTAACCAATTAGTACGTAAGCCTCGTCAATCTAATAGCACGAAATCAAAATCTCCAGCGTTAAACAAAGGTTATAACTCTTTCAAGAAGTCTTTAACTAACGTTAAGTCTCCACAAAAACGCGGAGTTTGTACTCGTGTTGGTACAATGACACCTCGTAAACCGAACTCGGCTTTACGTAAATATGCGCGTGTACGCTTATCTAACTTACTTGAGGTTACAGCGTATATCCCAGGTGAAGGTCACAACCTACAAGAACACAGTGTTGTACTTATCCGTGGCGGACGCGTAAAAGACTTAGCTGGAGTTCGTTACCACATCGTTCGTGGTGCACTTGATACAGCTGGTGTTAACGGTCGTTTACAATCTCGTTCTAAATACGGTACTAAACGCCCTAAAGAAAAAAAATAA
- the tuf gene encoding elongation factor Tu: MAKEKFDRSKTHANVGTIGHVDHGKTTLTAAIATVLSKKMGGEAKSYADVDNAPEEKERGITINTSHVEYETETRHYAHVDCPGHADYVKNMITGAAQMDGGILVVSAADGPMPQTREHILLSRQVGVPYLVVFMNKCDMVDDEELLELVEMEIRDLLSEYDFPGDDIPVIKGSALKALEGEPEWEEKIVELMDAVDSYIPTPERQTDKPFMMPVEDVFSITGRGTVATGRVERGVVKVGDVVEIVGITEDAKQTTVTGVEMFRKLLDYAEAGDNIGALLRGVAREDIQRGQVLAKPASITQHTNFKAEVYVLSKEEGGRHTPFFTNYRPQFYFRTTDVTGICNLPEGVEMVMPGDNIEMTVELISPIALEEGTKFSIREGGRTVGAGVVATIQK, translated from the coding sequence ATGGCTAAAGAAAAATTTGACCGTTCAAAAACCCATGCTAACGTTGGTACAATCGGACACGTTGACCATGGTAAAACTACTTTAACTGCTGCAATCGCTACAGTTCTTTCTAAAAAAATGGGTGGGGAAGCTAAGTCATATGCTGACGTAGATAACGCACCAGAAGAAAAAGAGCGTGGTATTACAATCAATACATCACACGTTGAATATGAAACTGAAACTCGTCACTACGCACACGTAGACTGCCCAGGACACGCTGACTATGTTAAAAACATGATCACTGGTGCTGCACAAATGGACGGCGGTATCTTAGTAGTATCTGCTGCTGATGGCCCAATGCCACAAACTCGTGAGCACATCCTTTTATCTCGTCAAGTAGGTGTTCCTTACTTAGTAGTATTCATGAACAAATGTGATATGGTTGATGACGAAGAATTATTAGAATTAGTAGAAATGGAAATCCGTGACCTACTATCTGAATATGACTTCCCAGGCGACGATATTCCAGTAATCAAAGGTTCAGCTCTTAAAGCATTAGAAGGCGAGCCTGAGTGGGAAGAAAAAATCGTTGAGTTAATGGACGCTGTAGATTCTTACATCCCAACTCCAGAACGTCAAACTGACAAACCATTCATGATGCCAGTAGAGGACGTATTCTCTATCACTGGTCGTGGTACAGTAGCAACTGGCCGTGTTGAACGTGGTGTTGTTAAAGTCGGCGATGTAGTTGAAATCGTAGGTATTACTGAAGATGCGAAACAAACAACTGTAACAGGTGTTGAAATGTTCCGTAAATTATTAGACTATGCTGAAGCAGGAGACAACATCGGTGCATTACTACGTGGTGTAGCTCGTGAAGATATCCAACGTGGTCAAGTATTAGCTAAACCAGCTTCAATCACTCAACACACTAACTTCAAAGCTGAAGTTTATGTTTTATCAAAAGAAGAGGGTGGACGTCATACTCCATTCTTCACTAACTACCGTCCTCAGTTCTACTTCCGTACAACTGACGTAACTGGTATTTGTAACTTACCTGAAGGCGTTGAAATGGTAATGCCTGGTGACAACATCGAGATGACTGTTGAGCTTATTTCTCCAATCGCTCTTGAAGAAGGTACAAAGTTCTCTATCCGTGAGGGTGGACGTACTGTTGGTGCCGGCGTTGTTGCTACAATCCAAAAATAA
- a CDS encoding malate synthase G: MSTYVQVGNLQVASTLYDFINGQVLPGSEVEQAAFWKGFDQLIHDLAPENQALLAERDSLQVAINEWHKENKGNFDFAAYKVYLEEIGYLEPKVEPFKVTTENVDTEIAFQAGPQLVVPVSNARYAINAANARWGSLYDALYGTDVITDEDGAEAGKGYNPVRGGKVIAYSKQLLDQAAELQGASHKDVVKYAIVDSLLQATLSNGQSTGLVQEEKLVGYLGDTAEPTAVLLKNNDIHVEIQIDRLHPIGKDDAAGVKDVILESAISTIMDCEDSIAAVDAEDKVEVYSNWLGLMKGDLTATFAKGSKTLTRTLNPDRVYTSPTGGNVTINGRSLMFIRNVGHLMTNPAILYNDGQEVPEGIMDGVITSLIAKHELLGNGQYRNSQTGSVYIVKPKMHGSKEVAFANKLFGRVEDIIGVSRNTLKIGVMDEERRTSLNLKACIQEVKERIVFINTGFLDRTGDEIHTSMEAGPMVRKGEMKTSTWLAAYEKSNVVVGLDAGLQGRAQIGKGMWAMPDLMAEMLKQKIAHPQAGANTAWVPSPTAATLHAMHYHEVNVKDIQKGIATSEDLQDEILQIPLAPSTDWTPEEIQQELDNNAQGILGYVVRWVEHGVGCSKVPDINDIGLMEDRATLRISSQHVANWLHHGICTEEQVQETMERMAKVVDEQNADDPEYVAMAANYDDSVAFQAACDLVFKGYEQPSGYTEPILHKRRLEAKVKFAQKVNA, translated from the coding sequence ATGTCAACATATGTACAAGTGGGGAATTTACAAGTAGCATCAACTTTATATGATTTCATTAACGGTCAAGTACTGCCAGGTAGTGAGGTAGAGCAAGCTGCATTTTGGAAGGGCTTTGATCAACTAATTCATGATCTAGCACCAGAAAATCAAGCGTTATTAGCAGAACGAGATTCATTACAAGTGGCGATAAATGAATGGCATAAGGAAAATAAGGGGAATTTTGATTTTGCCGCATATAAAGTCTATTTAGAGGAAATTGGTTATTTAGAGCCGAAAGTAGAACCTTTTAAAGTGACGACTGAAAATGTAGATACAGAAATTGCATTCCAAGCGGGACCACAATTAGTTGTACCAGTAAGCAATGCACGTTATGCCATCAATGCGGCAAATGCACGTTGGGGAAGTTTATATGATGCGCTTTACGGAACAGATGTTATTACGGATGAAGACGGGGCAGAGGCTGGAAAAGGCTATAATCCAGTTCGTGGCGGCAAAGTAATCGCGTATTCGAAACAACTTTTAGATCAAGCAGCTGAATTACAAGGAGCTTCTCATAAAGATGTTGTGAAATATGCGATTGTGGATAGCTTATTGCAAGCGACATTATCAAATGGACAATCGACAGGTTTAGTTCAAGAAGAGAAATTGGTTGGCTATTTAGGGGATACGGCGGAACCAACTGCGGTATTACTTAAAAATAATGATATACATGTGGAAATTCAAATAGACCGCCTTCATCCAATTGGCAAAGATGATGCAGCGGGTGTGAAGGATGTTATTTTAGAATCAGCTATTTCGACAATTATGGACTGTGAGGATTCAATAGCTGCTGTTGATGCAGAGGATAAAGTCGAAGTGTATTCAAACTGGTTAGGTTTAATGAAAGGCGATTTAACAGCTACATTTGCAAAAGGTTCAAAAACGTTAACACGTACATTAAATCCAGATCGAGTTTATACAAGTCCAACAGGTGGAAACGTGACAATTAATGGACGTTCATTAATGTTCATACGTAATGTGGGACACTTAATGACGAATCCTGCAATTTTATATAATGATGGCCAAGAAGTGCCTGAAGGAATTATGGATGGTGTCATTACAAGTTTAATTGCAAAACATGAGTTGCTTGGTAACGGACAATACAGAAATTCGCAAACTGGTTCAGTTTACATCGTAAAACCGAAAATGCATGGCTCAAAAGAAGTTGCATTTGCTAATAAGTTATTCGGACGTGTAGAAGATATCATTGGTGTAAGTCGAAATACATTAAAAATCGGCGTAATGGATGAAGAACGCCGTACATCTCTTAACTTAAAAGCATGTATTCAAGAGGTAAAGGAACGTATTGTGTTTATTAATACAGGTTTCTTAGACCGCACTGGTGATGAAATTCATACATCGATGGAAGCGGGTCCAATGGTTCGAAAAGGCGAAATGAAAACATCAACTTGGTTAGCGGCCTATGAAAAGTCGAATGTTGTAGTTGGTTTAGATGCAGGCTTACAAGGACGCGCTCAAATTGGAAAAGGGATGTGGGCAATGCCAGATTTAATGGCAGAAATGCTGAAGCAAAAAATTGCGCATCCACAAGCAGGAGCGAATACAGCTTGGGTACCATCTCCAACAGCAGCGACGTTACATGCGATGCATTATCATGAAGTGAATGTAAAAGACATTCAGAAAGGCATCGCAACTTCAGAAGATTTACAAGATGAGATTTTACAAATTCCTCTAGCGCCATCAACAGACTGGACGCCAGAAGAAATTCAACAAGAGCTAGATAATAATGCACAAGGGATTTTAGGTTATGTTGTGCGCTGGGTAGAGCATGGTGTAGGGTGTTCGAAAGTTCCTGATATTAACGATATCGGTTTAATGGAGGACCGCGCGACGTTACGTATCTCAAGTCAACACGTAGCTAACTGGTTACATCATGGAATTTGTACAGAAGAGCAAGTGCAAGAAACGATGGAGCGCATGGCGAAAGTAGTGGACGAACAAAATGCAGATGATCCAGAATATGTTGCAATGGCGGCGAATTATGATGATTCTGTAGCGTTCCAAGCAGCTTGTGATTTAGTGTTCAAAGGATATGAGCAGCCAAGCGGTTATACAGAGCCAATTTTACACAAAAGACGTTTAGAAGCAAAAGTAAAATTTGCTCAAAAAGTAAACGCGTAG
- a CDS encoding response regulator transcription factor, whose protein sequence is MKIMLIEDDPSIFELIRERFAQWDIEVVGPTNFQQVMDTFEKEQPELVLIDIQLPAFDGFHWCREIRFVSKVPIIFLSSRDHPMDMVMAMQMGADDFVQKPFHMEVLIAKIQALLRRTYTYQEQAPNIIQWNGAQVDYSRSEVSLNGEKMALTKNELFILRFLLSQTDKIVSRDELMRKLWDDERFVNDNTLTVNVNRLRQRLEEIGLAEVILTKKGLGYMAVTL, encoded by the coding sequence TTGAAGATTATGCTAATAGAAGATGACCCGTCAATTTTTGAATTAATACGTGAGCGCTTTGCACAGTGGGATATTGAAGTGGTGGGGCCTACAAATTTCCAACAAGTAATGGATACATTTGAGAAAGAACAGCCGGAGCTTGTCCTCATCGATATTCAATTACCAGCATTCGATGGCTTTCACTGGTGTCGCGAAATTCGTTTTGTATCAAAAGTGCCGATTATCTTTCTATCCTCACGTGATCACCCGATGGATATGGTGATGGCGATGCAAATGGGGGCAGATGATTTTGTGCAAAAGCCCTTTCATATGGAAGTATTGATTGCGAAAATACAGGCATTGCTACGACGAACATATACGTATCAAGAGCAAGCTCCAAATATTATCCAGTGGAATGGAGCGCAAGTAGATTATAGTCGTAGTGAAGTTAGCTTAAACGGAGAAAAAATGGCGTTAACTAAAAATGAACTTTTTATATTACGTTTTCTGTTATCTCAAACGGATAAAATCGTGTCACGTGACGAATTAATGCGTAAATTATGGGATGATGAGCGTTTTGTCAATGACAATACGCTAACGGTGAACGTAAATCGTTTACGTCAGCGATTGGAGGAAATCGGATTAGCGGAGGTCATTTTAACGAAAAAGGGACTTGGCTATATGGCGGTTACTTTATGA
- a CDS encoding sensor histidine kinase, whose amino-acid sequence MIWLFLKEHAQWFLFYVLSLISLNGLLVLDSGFYNVSILYLNSVYSVLFFFFIGWRFLKDWSYLKRVENQSFEDLDRMQSPYMSHLVERFQREYAQQTNELNQMKIQLLEERDDLLAWVHEVKTPLTAMKIMLEQMEVGKLQTRLEHEWLRLYMLVDQQLHQTRLQTMEQDNRLERVELRKVIANEIRSLKAWCMEKGIGFEVEELELEIVTDTKWLSFILRQILSNAVKYSHANSEVHITMSQQQGNWALHIRDCGIGIAPEDLPRIFRKSYTGSVGRESTTATGMGLYLAQNAATKLGIKLLVNSKVDEGSTVTLVFPKQNEYMKLYGM is encoded by the coding sequence ATGATCTGGCTATTTTTAAAGGAGCATGCACAGTGGTTTCTGTTTTACGTTTTATCATTAATTAGTTTGAATGGTTTGCTAGTGCTAGACAGTGGGTTTTATAATGTGTCGATACTTTATTTAAATAGTGTGTATAGTGTACTTTTCTTTTTCTTTATTGGTTGGCGATTTTTAAAGGATTGGTCATATTTAAAGAGAGTGGAAAATCAAAGCTTTGAAGACTTAGATCGCATGCAGAGTCCCTATATGTCACATTTAGTTGAACGTTTTCAAAGGGAGTATGCACAGCAAACGAATGAACTCAATCAGATGAAAATTCAATTGTTAGAGGAACGAGATGATTTGCTTGCATGGGTACATGAAGTGAAAACACCTTTAACCGCAATGAAAATCATGCTTGAGCAAATGGAAGTTGGAAAGCTACAGACGCGTCTTGAACATGAATGGCTTCGTTTATACATGCTTGTTGACCAACAGCTTCATCAAACACGCCTTCAAACGATGGAACAGGATAATCGTTTAGAGCGTGTGGAATTACGCAAAGTGATTGCTAATGAAATTCGTTCATTGAAAGCTTGGTGTATGGAAAAGGGGATTGGTTTTGAAGTAGAAGAGTTGGAGCTAGAAATCGTGACGGATACGAAGTGGCTATCATTTATTTTGCGTCAAATTTTATCGAATGCAGTGAAATATAGTCATGCAAATTCGGAAGTGCATATTACTATGTCTCAGCAACAAGGGAATTGGGCATTACATATACGAGATTGTGGGATTGGAATTGCACCGGAGGATTTACCGCGTATTTTTCGGAAGTCATATACAGGATCAGTTGGCAGAGAATCCACTACTGCAACAGGGATGGGGCTTTATTTAGCGCAAAATGCTGCGACAAAGCTTGGTATAAAGCTCTTGGTAAATTCAAAAGTCGATGAAGGCTCAACTGTTACACTAGTATTTCCTAAACAAAATGAATACATGAAACTTTACGGTATGTGA